One window of the Colletotrichum destructivum chromosome 4, complete sequence genome contains the following:
- a CDS encoding Putative peptidase S8/S53 domain-containing protein has protein sequence MTAAAVTGGDPAKRLNEVGRGKAVGDRVRSHGRPVTEDVSVEEAHKKLLQAWINDTKSGDEYKRMFEKRLKKNDDGQNIIHRAIMKFKKEPNVVSHSVLHEIESLVVEHPEFFIADDEYERRPMIEAAKHHIVMLFRVIDLLIPKNLLAEIDKVCKGDKVKCPLHKVSNLRRDQCRRIVGSEYDPKVDLPADQDQCLHNQIDVQKLVDKDKQLREHLEFVLKSENARLCLESLLNQNKFDPGQNTRDLVLPVTGFKALLELCPDELFSRQPKGAKESTPLQRAVKLYEAQNIDYDLLLSIIRALIDRHPESIFIKDSSDRNAYRLLKETPRMKAAQNISSRAQAEDLLKRKCISFPANSSTQPLSWRDEEKMWLKKSDFLYWDAETEHQFYLNLTGESETLNRSYIETIQDESGIRFETVLAFVKLPYWKAQEETRTADEVTAPGAGQNLSPNLPSRDEGHKAQDHEANPYPAIFDWLWAKGVRKIFTLDVDDDGPEPHTNAAIRKALIGEDSGSKTARDFRVEVWKWKKFDICAETVAISASRAKEIHLYSHGNIAVLRGWATSVGLAQLNKNLDDEMDCKEYEKEFKKTLLENIPRLQLGSIKITNHGFRRSNESDADRNRRNNGIETTRSHSLEKTLDTNQWIGQLKNFKSFVWNLPIDDTKKPRIKVALLDDGAKLTALHGKQQGRSFHKDKEEFFVGPCEHGTAMARCIREVCPRAELYIARLDDSRKVENQRFTIESCCQALQWALDMKVDIISISWTFTKKGNANDSYEKKFEDLVKKAALEKNIIIFGSLPDQANVKTQAFAPVGLDEVIKIGAATIYGEGSRQNLYAGPDFLLPGENLPSSTGGLVSGSSYATAYASGLAAIVLYCIKAFEAIGEYDEDEDILKAWSLAKKRDGMKAIFKTLSGKSPEYHSDSGLFVRPYHIFGQEFEKSPSSILRSIIQKTVLRTYVP, from the exons ATgacagctgctgcagttACGGGAGGCGACCCGGCAAAGAGATTGAATGAAGTGGGTCGTGGGAAAGCTGTCGGTGACAGGGTACGCAGTCATGGGCGGCCTGTCACCGAGGACGTCTCGGTCGAAGAGGCACACAAGAAGCTCCTCCAAGCATGGATTAACGACACCAAGTCCGGCGATGAGTATAAACGAATGTTTGAGAAGCGACTCAAGAAGAACGATGATGGGCAGAATATTATCCACCGCGCCATCATGAAGTTCAAAAAGGAACCGAACGTCGTCTCCCATTCCGTCCTCCACGAGATTGAGTCATTGGTTGTGGAGCATCCTGAATTCTTCATTGCAGATGACGAATACGAAAGACGACCGATGATTGAGGCTGCCAAACATCACATCGTCATGTTGTTTCGGGTAATCGACCTGCTCATCCCGAAAAATCTGCTCGCTGAGATCGACAAGGTGTGCAAGGGAGACAAGGTGAAATGCCCACTCCACAAGGTTTCCAACTTACGCCGGGACCAATGTCGCCGAATCGTGGGTTCGGAGTATGATCCGAAGGTTGATTTACCTGCGGACCAAGACCAGTGCCTCCACAACCAGATTGACGTACAAAAGCTTGTCGATAAAGACAAACAGCTCAGGGAACATCTCGAGTTCGTTTTGAAGTCCGAGAACGCGCGACTTTGTCTCGAGTCGCTGCTGAACCAAAACAAATTCGACCCGGGACAAAATACCAGAGACCTAGTTCTACCTGTCACGGGCTTTAAGGCTCTTCTTGAACTTTGTCCGGATGAACTGTTCAGCCGACAACCCAAAGGCGCCAAAGAATCCACCCCATTGCAGAGAGCGGTCAAGTTATACGAAGCCCAGAACATTGATTATGATCTGCTACTCTCAATAATCCGGGCCCTAATCGACAGGCACCCGGAGTCTATTTTCATCAAGGATTCGAGTGATAGAAATGCGTATCGACTACTGAAAGAGACGCCACGGATGAAGGCTGCCCAGAACATCAGCTCTCGAGCTCAAGCCGAGGACTTGTTGAAGAGAAAATGTATCAGCTTTCCGGCGAACAGTTCAACCCAGCCTTTGTCCTGGAGAGATGAAGAGAAAATGTGGTTGAAAAAGTCGGACTTCCTCTACTGGGATGCGGAAACAG AGCACCAATTCTATCTGAATCTCACTGGTGAATCCGAAACACTCAACAGATCGTACATCGAAACCATACAGGATGAATCCGGCATTCGCTTTGAGACAGTTTTGGCCTTCGTCAAGCTGCCGTACTGGAAAGCCCAGGAAGAGACAaggacggcggacgaggtgacAGCACCGGGGGCTGGTCAAAACCTCAGCCCTAACTTGCCAAGCAGAGATGAGGGTCACAAGGCGCAAGACCATGAGGCCAACCCTTACCCAGCTATCTTTGATTGGCTCTGGGCCAAAGGAGTACGCAAGATTTTCACCCtcgatgtcgatgacgatgggcCGGAGCCTCATACCAACGCTGCCATCCGAAAAGCATTGATCGGTGAGGACTCAGGAAGCAAGACTGCACGCGACTTCCGCGTTGAGGTGTGGAAGTGGAAGAAGTTCGACATTTGCGCCGAGACGGTGGCAATTTCCGCCTCTCGAGCCAAAGAGATTCATCTGTATTCCCATGGGAATATTGCGGTCTTAAGGGGATGGGCAACAAGTGTAGGGCTTGCTCAACTAAACAAG AACTTGGATGATGAAATGGATTGCAAGGAATATGAAAAAGAGTTTAAAAAAACACTCTTAGAGAATATCCCACGATTGCAACTAGGAAGCATCAAGATCACGAACCATGGCTTCCGACGAAGCAACGAATCTGACGCAGATCGCAACCGACGTAATAACGGCATAGAGACAACAAGGTCCCACAGTCTGGAGAAGAC GCTTGACACGAACCAGTGGATCGGCCAATTGAAGAATTTTAAGAGCTTCGTGTGGAACCTCCCAATTGACGACACCAAGAAACCCCGCATCAAAGTCGCCCTCCTGGACGATGGTGCTAAGTTGACGGCACTGCACGGCAAACAACAAGGTCGATCATTTCACAAGGACAAGGAAGAATTCTTCGTCGGGCCATGTGAGCATGGTACTGCCATGGCGCGCTGTATCAGAGAGGTCTGCCCCAGGGCCGAACTCTACATTGCTCGCCTCGACGACTCGAGAAAGGTCGAGAATCAGAGGTTTACCATCGAATCTTGCTGCCAG GCACTTCAATGGGCCTTAGACATGAAAGTCGACATCATTTCCATTAGTTGGACATTCACCAAGAAGGGAAACGCCAACGATTCCTACGAGAAGAAGTTCGAAGACCTTGTGAAGAAGGCTGCCCTGGAGAAGAATATCATTATTTTCGGGTCCCTCCCAGACCAAGCCAACGTAAAAACTCAGGCCTTCGCCCcagtcggcctcgacgaagTCATCAAAATCGGCGCAGCCACCATCTATGGCGAGGGTTCCCGCCAGAATTTATACGCCGGGCCCGACTTTCTTCTCCCGGGGGAAAACCTCCCAAGTTCCACCGGCGGGCTGGTCAGTGGCAGCTCGTATGCCACGGCATACGCCTCAGGGTTGGCAGCCATTGTCTTGTACTGCATCAAAGCGTTTGAAGCCATCGGGGAGtatgatgaagacgaggataTATTGAAAGCTTGGAGTTTGGCTAAGAAACGGGACGGTATGAAGGCTATCTTCAAAACACTCAGTGGAAAATCTCCCGAGTACCATTCGGATAGCGGTCTTTTCGTCAGGCCGTACCACATATTCGGGCAAGAGTTTGAAAAGTCCCCATCATCCATTCTAAGAAGCATTATCCAAAAGACGGTCCTAAGGACTTATGTTCCTTAG
- a CDS encoding Putative zn(2)Cys(6) fungal-type DNA-binding domain-containing protein, with translation MSFPTLTLHIQLCAESSTRNAFFAQLSHGMVYNGPSKGCQRCRARRIKCDRASPACQNCASKGFICPGYHDIFDNAHRDETYKVASRHSRRRRGNVPTQPCSNLAGSNLVQRNKAKYSDKTRLLVDRIPENLSQDVLSRAVDYFFLCYGHDYDPQATCSFFDLLPAMFAKASVVSPLYKATVAFAVQVASLHNPCHGGAAMAHVVYTDAVSSTRNALRCPESSKSDEMLLTTLVLEAYETTFQVFRSAQSAPRLPTHLLGSIALLKYRDTLALELACLKHAFCNKETAVEASVASSHCANGTILSSGPEVDGLLSRAICLADRCSRWYASLPPAWRPIAATAPRGAVSIQPNNSGQHTPPIVFSNLFIANSYNRHRVTELGALCLVIKGLVESDTANELRDVHLPSWLISRVQSLVDDICDTVEFMTCDVKVDGLHNVQTLLTFTLSDSSCSMGPNHTSPIEVKHARQVASSGLYMAYSTLSAVLELLGGGLSYRDMAPSMMCEGQMQWIEERITKLGSIFSPRIRRTM, from the exons ATGTCGTTCCCAACGCTGACCCTCCACATCCAACTCTGCGCAGAATCCTCGACAAGAAACGCTTTTTTCGCTCAACTTTCGCACGGGATGGTTTATAATGGTCCAAGCAAGGGTTGCCAGAGATGCAGAGCTCGGCGAATCAAG TGTGATCGAGCTTCGCCTGCCTGCCAAAACTGCGCGAGCAAGGGGTTTATTTGTCCCGGGTACCATGACATATTCGACAATGCACACAGAGACGAAACATACAAGGTGGCCAGTCGGCACtccaggaggaggaggggcaacGTGCCAACGCAGCCGTGCTCGAACCTCGCCGGTAGCAATCTCGTTCAACGAAACAAAGCAAAATACAGTGACAAAACACGTCTCCTCGTGGATCGGATTCCCGAAAACCTGTCTCAAGACGTCCTATCTCGAGCGGTGGATTACTTTTTCCTCTGTTATGGTCATGATTATGACCCCCAAGCCACCTGTAGCTTCTTCGACCTTTTACCGGCAATGTTCGCCAAAGCTAGTGTGGTCTCGCCTCTTTACAAGGCAACCGTGGCATTTGCCGTTCAAGTTGCCAGCCTGCACAACCCCTGCCACGGAGGTGCAGCTATGGCGCATGTGGTATACACCGACGCCGTGTCGAGCACCAGGAATGCCCTTCGTTGCCCAGAAAGCAGCAAATCCGACGAGATGCTACTCACGACGCTGGTGCTCGAGGCCTATGAAACTACCTTTCAGGTGTTCAGAAGTGCGCAGTCGGCCCCAAGACTACCAACACACCTGCTGGGCTCGATTGCCCTTTTGAAGTATCGAG AcaccttggccttggagCTTGCCTGCCTCAAACACGCTTTCTGCAACAAAGAGACCGCCGTAGAAGCAAGTGTCGCCTCCAGTCACTGCGCAAACGGGACAATTCTTAGCAGTGGGCCCGAGGTTGATGGTCTTCTATCCCGCGCTATCTGCCTTGCGGACCGATGCTCTCGATGGTACGCATCTCTTCCACCAGCTTGGCGGCCAATTGCCGCTACGGCTCCCAGAGGCGCTGTATCCATTCAGCCCAACAACAGCGGCCAACATACGCCCCCCATCGTCTTCTCAAATCTGTTTATAGCCAACTCGTACAACCGACATCGAGTCACGGAGCTCGGGGCCCTCTGCCTTGTTATCAAGGGCCTCGTAGAAAGCGATACTGCCAATGAACTGCGAGATGTACATTTGCCATCCTGGCTAATATCTCGAGTACAATCACTCGTCGATGATATCTGCGACACGGTTGAGTTTATGACTTGTGATGTCAAGGTGGATGGCCTACATAACGTTCAAACCCTATTGACATTCACGCTTTCCGATTCGAGCTGTTCGATGGGCCCGAACCACACCTCACCAATTGAGGTCAAGCACGCACGGCAAGTGGCCTCGTCAGGATTGTACATGGCTTACAGCACGCTATCAGCAGTGCTTGAGCTTTTGGGCGGTGGCCTTTCATACAGGGATATGGCTCCCTCCATGATGTGCGAGGGGCAGATGCAGTGGATTGAGGAACGAATCACCAAGCTCGGCAGCATTTTCTCCCCGAGGATTAGGCGCACAATGTGA
- a CDS encoding Putative B30.2/SPRY domain, P-loop containing nucleoside triphosphate hydrolase — protein MDSSDHIVSHGTPETGDTAPRALRAPPKAFRIYLVGFPDQPETDSKTRPLIETIPSLVPEALVRKHNIYRYDAAGRPRTQADEDGGNIEPGAYDKRRSNTDLRGDGGDNTDTASHPEAGDTYRHAGGGSHELGAGESARQANDHEVIDDDDDDDAKSTTSLYDLSYSRSWIEKEALDLLDRIHRHAPKAGEGGNKIVLAGYGLGGIVIKQAIVIANTAPRFYDVASNVTRLLFFATPHGPNQHSAADRSSTQLTWEHVLANLLEVTDIKDTGRFSQLLSGLVESVSQLSHSFYRFAAKYSTSDFVQGVDDSLEHLEKPSASKTVIRWPKRGSQNGLAICSVDDLGELELLREHFAPLEVLWSRLETSDSHCAVVSATGDNVETYFDALQLLSPSRWILYEGPNIDRPTDFNNLDTIYRSVTDKLCWEQMRGGLINIYGPPCSGKSTLVQFISQKFREQWSVVTVDYQTNSSGGRRPTLYSVLVSCIHQLLSQRPSLFQPVRSLMAEINRQNVLTEASLETLLSSMFLHCQAMDFLIVVYDLDAWEAPVQDFWLRMRERLAASPSASTCTFLIKSRNPDESLNSTKRYEFNLGEENQRCRTILIRDKTRQLLDFDYGSTFISERLAERVESKVTQSASAFDGSFSAVTAYLEYVLQKSGISSIQSIEESIDKGPVDQRQLYGKLLERLNSRAPSIVFWAKSTLSWILLAARPLHIEELAVAVAINLSHSNMSDIQRTVSMDMERDIRTHLGGLVAIQARYARIASPPVAKAFLNGEPGGDLQPESHGMLAKLCLHYLKVILDNGAPEMWDKCLALASRRHTWSHVEAGDSVLEFLDYACRLWPTHFIAAKNEDEPLQDAVIEFFRMPEVSRKWFELHLLFGADASIRSTTEAPEGDTQFATRLLEQYFSASSLEKAQLSPARMAGFVGLESVVRALLDDQEKDNTLEVAHIRRGYLEHEIILWGDKIGIGFECAISSNDKRVVDRLFQHDPEWFRTLFPLHRAALAGSLDIFQLLFYHYELPVDSILEGRSILHAAAVSGCVDIACLILDKDTSKTAGFIDLLDNNHQTALIIAVRMGNIDFAKQLIAAGAQLAIADQIGKTALHYAIQYCPLIVGDFVNKDVSLILSKDEVGCTPLHLAACSGSIEMTEIILSASRKIGQLAAMINARDNKGFVALHHATERGFKHVCQVLVEACVEAGAYEDDTRIRAAVLASKHGHLATLRMIFPKRLEDGDRLLLEAASTGQMLMVQYLIREGVSVNGPEDATRRPISEAAGRGHSDVVRTLLRCGANANLQDAKRLTPLHHAAMAGMLEVTEALLDQASAEADETNIDGRDLERFTPLHRAAKSGNEQIVNLLLKHHAFVDARTISEKTPLHFATAFPEVVKLLLDANAEVNAADSLGQTPLHIATSKRNRRSAQLLLKAGANVHHADDDDDSDDDGGKRAVYHAINWKDLQMVEDLYKLGSRPNEKDSLADMKHAVKCSAADILKFFIKDSADSVHKKNLKDGQTLLHLASERDSPEIISLLIESGLNVNSAGPWDQTPLHVAAALGKIDNIRQLLKYDADTQKVNEDGDMPLHGAATNGSNAAVRMLLEKGAPVDARGFNGETPLFCAIYDGHVAASETLVEFNADCNTYTDGRRWSLLHAATRNESTECLKFVLSLGTEVNLQDTDGWTPLHLAVFWNRLEQVQLLLEADADPNVEDKKGNTPFYFALKDSLLDITRAILDHQGKCPVQIHVKRQDYSYIHVAAENSSSEIFQLLLDKGADYTAKTDDGSSCLTLAVTARQPDNLRLILSGEAPRASQFRWEDQEIEDAYWLAVSLNQTRSVIILLEYDSSSSLLDKENHDGSDALQLALSSAGLDGRLQYEFDDEPLPVCLINRGINPWSRKERDSLSGFLHGLPFKDLRHKGFVKACIQHLPTDLQEADLGWEELRAATETDDPSLWNKLSPLLAHVGDQTDQDGWNIHHFLNQSAPRTQFAECQQDRFRRLTKTPTAMVGAQMLTGGDSEPLVQISEDGLQVIFAETSGEGSGIMSIHADHPLPPRTVGKSYFEVSIEAMEQREQRDEPDSIPHSKGEENSEPIKVLDDSEATAEDPPQREDAVDQEVSELSRLSSQDPVSAKGLVSVGLSSAYSYLYQGHVGWNPWTIGYHGDDGGIYEETIEDSEHKTGFPFGSSSTVGCGIDYESKEYFFTLDGKVVGKKAYF, from the exons ATGGATAGTAGTGACCATATTGTGAGCCATGGGACTCCAGAGACCGGGGATACAGCTCCCAGAGCTCTCAGAGCTCCTCCCAAAGCTTTCAG GATTTATCTTGTGGGCTTCCCGGACCAGCCAGAGACCGATTCCAAAACAAGGCCACTGATCGAAACGATTCCAAGTCTTGTTCCCGAGGCACTAGTGAGGAAACACAATATCTATCGTTACGACGCCGCGGGCAGGCCGCGAACTCAAGCGGATGAGGATGGGGGCAACATCGAGCCGGGAGCCTACGACAAGAGAAGGTCAAATACCGATCtgcgaggagacggaggcgatAACACTGATACGGCTTCTCATCCTGAGGCAGGCGATACGTACCGCCATGCTGGGGGTGGTAGTCATGAGCTCGGAGCGGGAGAGTCTGCAAGACAGGCAAATGATCACGaggtcatcgacgacgacgacgacgacgacgcaaaGTCTACGACAAGCTTATATGACCTGTCATACTCGCGATCTTGGATCGAGAAAGAAGCGCTTGACCTCCTAGATCGGATACACCGCCACGCGCCGAAGGCGGGGGAGGGCGGAAACAAGATAGTTCTGGCTGGCTACGGCCTCGGTGGAATCGTGATCAAACAA GCCATTGTCATCGCGAACACGGCCCCTCGATTCTACGATGTCGCGTCAAACGTCACCAGGCTGTTGTTCTTTGCTACTCCCCACGGCCCGAACCAGCACTCTGCAGCAGACCGTTCGTCAACCCAGCTCACATGGGAGCACGTCCTAGCCAACTTGCTGGAGGTGACAGATATCAAAGATACGGGAAGGTTCTCGCAACTTCTCTCTGGCCTCGTTGAGTCTGTATCCCAACTCTCGCACAGCTTTTACAGATTTGCGGCGAAATACTCAACGAGTGATTTCGTGCAAGGCGTGGATGACTCCCTCGAACATCTCGAAAAGCCTTCAGCATCAAAAACGGTGATTCGTTGGCCTAAACGTGGATCTCAGAATGGGCTCGCAATCTGCTCTGTCGACGACTTGGGGGAACTGGAGCTGCTACGCGAGCATTTCGCGCCCCTCGAGGTCCTTTGGAGCCGTCTTG AAACCTCTGACTCGCATTGTGCCGTTGTCTCGGCCACCGGCGACAACGTCGAGACGTATTTTGACGCGCTCCAGTTGCTGTCCCCTTCCAGATGGATCTTGTATGAAGGCCCGAACATAGATAGGCCCACCGATTTCAACAATCTGGATACCATCTACCGATCAGTAACAGATAAATTATGTTGGGAGCAGATGCGGGGGGGGTTGATAAACATCTACGGCCCACCGTGTTCCGGCAAATCCACGCTTGTCCAGTTTATCTCTCAGAAATTCCGGGAACAGTGGTCGGTAGTCACTGTCGATTACCAGACAAACTCATCAGGAGGGCGTCGGCCAACTCTATACTCAGTCTTGGTCTCCTGCATCCATCAGCTGCTCTCGCAGAGAccctccctcttccagcCAGTCCGATCTCTGATGGCTGAGATCAACAGACAAAATGTGTTGACAGAAGCGAGTCTCGAGACTCTTCTGTCCTCCATGTTTCTCCACTGCCAAGCGATGGACTTTCTGATTGTTGTATATGATCTCGACGCTTGGGAAGCGCCGGTGCAAGACTTTTGGCTGCGAATGCGAGAGAGGTTGGCGGCGTCACCTTCGGCTAGCACCTGCACCTTTCTCATCAAAAGCCGCAACCCGGACGAGAGCTTGAACTCGACGAAGCGCTACGAATTCAACCTGGGCGAGGAGAACCAGCGCTGCCGCACCATTTTGATCCGAGACAAAACAAGGCAATTGCTTGATTTTGATTACGGCTCAACTTTCATCAGCGAACGACTCGCGGAGCGTGTGGAGAGTAAGGTCACGCAGTCGGCTTCAGCTTTCGACGGCTCTTTCTCCGCCGTCACTGCCTACCTTGAATATGTGCTCCAAAAGTCCGGCATCAGCTCCATACAAAGTATCGAAGAGAGCATAGACAAGGGTCCAGTAGACCAGAGACAACTGTATGGAAAACTGCTTGAACGGCTCAATTCCAGGGCGCCGTCTATTGTCTTCTGGGCAAAATCGACCCTGTCGTGGATTCTTTTAGCAGCCCGCCCCTTACACATCGAAGAGCTTGCAGTCGCCGTTGCGATCAACCTGAGTCACTCAAACATGTCTGACATTCAGAGAACTGTCTCCATGGATATGGAGAGAGACATTCGGACCCACTTGGGCGGCCTTGTAGCCATTCAAGCCCGTTACGCCCGCATCGCCAGTCCGCCAGTTGCCAAAGCTTTTCTCAACGGTGAGCCGGGCGGAGACCTTCAGCCCGAAAGCCATGGCATGCTTGCAAAGCTTTGCCTGCACTATCTGAAGGTAATCCTCGACAACGGTGCTCCGGAAATGTGGGACAAAtgcttggccttggcgtcaCGTCGTCATACATGGTCACACGTGGAGGCCGGAGACTCGGTTCTGGAGTTCCTGGACTATGCTTGTCGACTATGGCCAACTCACTTTATTGCCGCCAAGAATGAAGACGAACCGCTCCAAGACGCCGTCATTGAATTCTTCCGGATGCCAGAGGTGTCTCGAAAGTGGTTTGAGCTACATCTGTTGTTTGGTGCGGACGCAAGCATAAGGTCGACAACCGAAGCCCCGGAAGGCGACACTCAATTCGCGACTCGACTTCTAGAACAGTACTTCTCGGCCAGTTCTCTAGAAAAAGCTCAGCTATCGCCTGCTCGCATGGCTGGGTTCGTTGGGCTCGAGTCCGTTGTCCGCGCACTTCTCGACGACCAAGAAAAGGACAACACCCTGGAAGTGGCTCATATTCGACGTGGCTACCTGGAACATGAGATCATTCTCTGGGGAGACAAGATCGGTATTGGATTTGAATGTGCAATTTCAAGTAACGACAAGCGTGTTGTCGACAGATTGTTTCAACATGACCCTGAATGGTTCAGAACCCTCTTCCCTCTACATCGAGCAGCTTTGGCAGGGAGTCTTGATATCTTTCAACTTCTCTTCTATCATTACGAGCTCCCCGTGGATTCCATTCTGGAGGGGCGGTCCATTCTCCATGCAGCGGCTGTCAGCGGCTGCGTGGATATCGCTTGTCTGATTCTGGACAAGGACACATCCAAGACCGCTGGTTTTATTGATCTCTTGGATAATAACCACCAAACGGCCTTAATCATTGCAGTGAGAATGGGAAATATTGATTTTGCAAAACAGCTAATTGCCGCTGGAGCGCAACTTGCCATTGCTGACCAGATTGGCAAGACAGCACTGCATTATGCAATCCAGTATTGCCCGCTGATTGTCGGAGACTTTGTCAACAAGGATGTCAGCTTGATACTTTCCAAAGACGAAGTAGGGTGCACTCCATTGCATCTTGCTGCATGTTCTGGGAGCATTGAAATGACTGAGATCATACTTAGTGCTTCCAGGAAGATCGGTCagctggcggcgatgatCAATGCAAGGGACAACAAAGGGTTTGTGGCTCTTCATCACGCCACAGAAAGAGGCTTCAAGCACGTCTGTCAAGTCCTTGTTGAGGCTTGCGTTGAGGCTGGTGCATATGAGGATGATACCAGGATACGTGCTGCAGTGCTGGCTTCCAAACACGGCCACCTAGCCACCTTGAGGATGATATTCCCTAAAAGGTTGGAGGACGGAGATCGACTGCTCTTAGAAGCAGCCAGCACAGGTCAGATGCTCATGGTCCAGTACCTTATCCGGGAGGGCGTTTCCGTCAACGGACCGGAAGATGCAACTAGGAGGCCGATCTCTGAAGCCGCCGGTCGAGGTCATAGTGATGTTGTGCGTACGTTGCTCCGGTGCGGAGCAAACGCAAACTTGCAAGATGCTAAACGCCTGACACCACTGCACCATGCTGCGATGGCTGGGATGCTTGAGGTTACAGAGGCGCTTCTCGACCAAGCTTCTGCGGAGGCCGACGAGACAAACATCGATGGGCGGGACTTAGAGCGATTCACCCCTCTTCACAGAGCAGCTAAGAGCGGGAATGAGCAGATTGTGAACCTGCTACTCAAGCATCACGCATTTGTGGACGCTCGTACAATTTCCGAGAAGACTCCGCTTCATTTTGCCACTGCTTTTCCTGAGGTAGTCAAGCTCCTCCTGGACGCAAATGCCGAAGTCAACGCTGCCGATTCTCTTGGCCAGACACCTCTACATATAGCGACAAGCAAAAGAAACCGCCGTTCAGCACAACTCCTGTTAAAGGCAGGTGCTAATGTTCACCATgctgacgatgatgacgattCTGATGATGACGGTGGCAAACGGGCTGTATACCACGCCATAAATTGGAAAGATCTCCAAATGGTTGAAGATCTTTACAAACTTGGCAGTAGGCCGAACGAAAAAGATTCTTTGGCAGACATGAAGCACGCAGTGAAATGCTctgccgccgacatcctCAAGTTCTTCATCAAAGACTCTGCAGATTCAGTTCACAAGAAGAATCTTAAGGATGGTCAAACGCTGTTACACCTCGCCTCCGAACGAGACTCGCCTGAGATTATATCCCTTCTGATCGAGTCTGGATTGAACGTCAACTCCGCTGGGCCTTGGGATCAAACACCATTGCATGTAGCGGCAGCGCTTGGCAAGATTGACAACATCCGACAGCTTCTCAAGTACGACGCCGATACTCAAAAGGTCAATGAAGACGGCGATATGCCGTTGCACGGCGCAGCGACGAACGGCTCTAACGCTGCCGTTCGTATGCTGCTCGAAAAAGGCGCCCCTGTTGATGCGCGAGGCTTCAACGGGGAAACGCCGCTTTTCTGTGCCATTTACGACGGCCACGTCGCAGCCTCTGAGACTCTTGTCGAATTCAACGCTGATTGCAACACGTACACCGACGGCAGAAGATGGTCATTGCTACACGCCGCCACTAGAAACGAAAGCACCGAGTGCCTGAAATTCGTCTTGTCCTTAGGAACAGAAGTCAATCTTCAAGACACGGATGGATGGACACCTCTTCATCTTGCGGTGTTTTGGAATCGGCTCGAGCAAGTtcagcttctccttgaagCAGACGCCGACCCCAACGTCGAAGACAAAAAGGGAAACACTCCGTTTTATTTCGCTCTTAAAGACAGCCTGCTCGATATCACTCGAGCTATCTTAGATCACCAAGGGAAATGCCCTGTCCAAATTCACGTCAAAAGGCAGGACTACTCGTATATCCACGTCGCGGCTGAAAATTCCAGCAGCGAAATTTTCCAGCTTCTACTCGACAAGGGAGCAGATTACACAGCTAAGACCGATGACGGTTCGTCCTGTCTCACTCTGGCGGTAACAGCAAGGCAACCGGACAACCTCAGACTGATTCTCAGCGGAGAGGCTCCGCGAGCCTCCCAGTTCAGATGGGAGGACCAGGAAATCGAGGACGCCTATTGGTTGGCCGTTTCATTGAACCAGACAAGAAGCGTTATCATTCTACTTGAATACGACAGCTCCTCATCGTTGCTGGACAAGGAAAACCATGACGGCTCTGACGCGCTCCAACTGGCCTTATCCAGTGCTGGTTTAGATGGTAGGCTTCAATATGAATTTGATGACGAACCGCTTCCAGTTTGTTTAATCAACCGTGGAATCAACCCATGGAGCCGAAAAGAACGCGACAGCCTATCTGGGTTTCTACATGGGCTTCCTTTCAAGGACCTTCGGCATAAAGGCTTTGTTAAAGCCTGCATACAGCATCTCCCAACTGATCTTCAGGAAGCAGATCTAGGATGGGAAGAGCTGCGAGCAGCCACCGAGACGGACGATCCTTCTTTGTGGAACAAACTGTCGCCGCTTTTAGCACACGTGGGGGATCAAACAGATCAGGATGGCTGGAACATTCACCACTTCCTGAATCAAAGTGCTCCCAGGACACAATTTGCGGAATGTCAGCAAGATCGATTTAGAAGGCTTACAAAAACGCCAACAGCAATGGTTGGAGCGCAGATGTTAACGGGAGGTGATTCCGAGCCACTGGTCCAGATCTCAGAAGACGGACTGCAAGTCATATTTG CTGAAACGAGCGGGGAAGGGTCTGGCATCATGTCAATCCACGCAGACCACCCTCTCCCACCCAGAACTGTGGGGAAATCTTATTTCGAGGTTTCAATCGAGGCCATGGAACAAAGAGAGCAACGTGACGAGCCAGATTCTATCCCGCACTCCAAGGGCGAAGAGAACTCTGAACCGATAAAAGTACTTGATGATTCTGAGGCAACCGCTGAAGACCCTCCCCAACGCGAGGATGCTGTCGACCAGGAAGTATCCGAGCTTTCAAGACTGAGTTCCCAAGATCCTGTTTCCGCAAAGGGGCTCGTCTCGGTTGGACTCTCTAGCGCGTATTCCTATCTCTATCAGGGTCACGTTGGATGGAATCCCTGGACAATCGGCTATCatggagatgatgggggCATCTACGAAGAAACCATTGAAGACTCTGAGCATAAAACTGGGTTTCCTTTTGGTTCTTCAAGCACGGTGGGTTGCGGGATTGATTATGAGAGCAAAGAGTATTTCTTTACCCTAGATGGGAAAGTGGTTGGTAAGAAAGCCTATTTTTAA